The region GGCCACCCAGTGGTCGTAGTACTGCCAGTCGCCGCGCCCGTCGGCTGGTGCACTCTCCCAGTCACCGATCGCCTCGATCAGGCTCTGCTGGAATTCGCTCCATTCGTAGTGGCCGAATTCGGACAGCGCCAACGCCAACCCGAACGCCCGCCGCTGCCATTCGTGCTCGAACTGTGGTGCGGCCTGATCGGTGGTGCAGGTGTCGTGCAGCCTCATGACGCCTGCCCCGCCAACGCGACCCCCATCATGGACTCCGTCGTCACCAGATCCATCAGCATTTCGTCGGTGAAATCCTCGGTGCCCGAGGGCCGTTCGGGAATGACGAACCAGCGGGAGTGTCCGCTGCTGTCCCATACCTTGATCTCGGTGTCGTCGGGCAGGTGCAGACCGACCTCGGCGAGCACCTTGCGCGGTTCGCGTGCAGCCCTAGCCCGGAACACCGGATCCTTGTACCAGTACGGCGGCAACCCCAGCACCGGCCACGGAAAGCACGAGCACAGCGTGCAGATGATCAGATTGTGTACGCCGGGGGAGTTGGCGACGGCCTGCAGGTGTTCACCCTCCGCGCCCGCCATGCCCTCGGGTAGGTCGAGCTCGGCGATCGCGGCGGGCGTGTCCGCGACCACCCTGGCCGCGAAGTCGGGATCGGTCCACGCCCGCACGACGATCCGCTTACCGTTGAGCGGCGTCATCTCCGACTCGAAATAGGCCAGCACCTTGTCGACCGTTTGCGGGTTGATCACCCCCTTGGAGATCAGAAGTGATTCCAGCGCTTCGACTTTCGATGCGCTGGACGCTTCCCGGTCGTCGGGATACTGAAACTGGCCGCTCATCACATACCTTCCAGGTAGGCCTCGAACAACTCGGCGTAGAACATCTGCGGGCCGGCCTCGGCACGCACGCCGAACAACTCTGGCGGTTCGAACGCGACGATGTAGACGGGCATCGGGGCGCCGATGCCGTCGCCGGTCTCGACGAAGTAGGCGTAGTCGCCCTCGAAGATGCGCTCGACGATGCCGGTCTTACCGCGCAGGTGGCCGGGCAGTCGGGTGTGCTCGGCGGCGGGCACGTTGGTGATTCGGACCTTGTCGCCGACGGCGAACTTGGGGTGCGCCACATCCCGCCGGGGGGAGTCGCCGTTGCGCAGGTAGCGCGTCACCTGGTCGTCGATCGCGGGCTGCGAATCGGGGAGGGCGGGCGGTTGGCCTGACGCCAATTCGGTTTGCCGCGAGGCCAGTTCGTCATCGGTCAGGTAGCCCTTGTCGATGAAGAACTGGGTGATGCCGCCCAACCACTTCTCGTAATAGCGGTACTTGAAGTAGTCGAACGGGTTCATCGCCTCGGCGCCGGTGCGCAAGTGGGCCCACGTCCAGTGCTCCGCGAACGTCGTCGGCACCTGATCGACCGGATACTTCGGCAGCGCGGCACTCAGGTGCCTGGACAGGCTCATCATCGCGACGTGGATGCCGAAGATGCGCTTCTCCCAGTCCTCGACGAACACCCGCCTCTCGAGGTTCTCCAGTTCGGGCAGCCCTTCCAGGCCACCGAGGTAGTGCTGCAACTTCATGCGGCCTGATTCCTTTCACGCGGGCGATGAAATCAGGCTCCGGTCGCGTTGTTACGAACGTGTTACACCGTGTTTTCCATCCGCGACGAACCAGGACGCCCGATACGCAAATCCGGACATCTCCGGAGGCGGTGCGGTGATGCCCGCGGCGTCGAAACACGTTGCGGTGCTGGTGTACGACGGCGTGCGCACGCTGGATGTGACAGGTCCGTTAGAGGTTTTCGACGTTGCCCGGTCGTTGCGGTGTGACTACACCGTCGCGCTCTACGCCGTCACCGATGGCGTGACCGTGCGTTGCTCGTCGGGCATGACGGTGGGTGCCGCACCGATCTCCGAGCTGCGGTCGACGGTCGACACCCTGGTGGTGCCCGGCGGTGAGTGCCTGGTGGCGCCGGGCCCCGACCCTCGTCTGGTGGCGGCCATCCGCCGCCACGCGCCGGCCGCGCGGCGCACGGCGTCGATCTGCGCCGGTTCGTTCGCGCTCGCGGCGGCCGGGTTGCTCGACGGTGTGCGCACCACGACGCACTGGC is a window of Mycobacterium sp. 3519A DNA encoding:
- the nthB gene encoding nitrile hydratase subunit beta, giving the protein MKLQHYLGGLEGLPELENLERRVFVEDWEKRIFGIHVAMMSLSRHLSAALPKYPVDQVPTTFAEHWTWAHLRTGAEAMNPFDYFKYRYYEKWLGGITQFFIDKGYLTDDELASRQTELASGQPPALPDSQPAIDDQVTRYLRNGDSPRRDVAHPKFAVGDKVRITNVPAAEHTRLPGHLRGKTGIVERIFEGDYAYFVETGDGIGAPMPVYIVAFEPPELFGVRAEAGPQMFYAELFEAYLEGM
- the nthA gene encoding nitrile hydratase subunit alpha — encoded protein: MSGQFQYPDDREASSASKVEALESLLISKGVINPQTVDKVLAYFESEMTPLNGKRIVVRAWTDPDFAARVVADTPAAIAELDLPEGMAGAEGEHLQAVANSPGVHNLIICTLCSCFPWPVLGLPPYWYKDPVFRARAAREPRKVLAEVGLHLPDDTEIKVWDSSGHSRWFVIPERPSGTEDFTDEMLMDLVTTESMMGVALAGQAS
- a CDS encoding nitrile hydratase accessory protein; its protein translation is MRLHDTCTTDQAAPQFEHEWQRRAFGLALALSEFGHYEWSEFQQSLIEAIGDWESAPADGRGDWQYYDHWVAALEKVIDDHRLLTAPPKLNGDGHE